Proteins from one Cicer arietinum cultivar CDC Frontier isolate Library 1 chromosome 3, Cicar.CDCFrontier_v2.0, whole genome shotgun sequence genomic window:
- the LOC113784461 gene encoding small ribosomal subunit protein uS12cy produces the protein MSQPSRLAITDMKRMIHSDRYESPQPHCIARTRVLYWKESGSKDDLSVNFSTITPKKPNSALRKVARVRLTSGFEITAYIPGIGHNLQEHSVVLVRGGRVKDLPGVRYHIVRGTLDAVGVKDRQQGRSKYGAKKPK, from the exons ATGAGTCAACCATCCCGTTTG GCAATTACCGACATGAAAAGGATGATTCATTCGGATCGATATGAGAGTCCCCAACCGCATTGCATTGCCAGAACCCGTGTTCTATATTGGAAAGAG AGTGGCAGTAAGGATGACTTATCTGTCAACTTTTCCACTATTACCCCTAAAAAACCAAACTCTGCCTTACGTAAAGTTGCCAGAGTACGCTTAACCTCTGGATTTGAAATCACTGCTTATATACCCGGTATTGGCCATAATTTACAAGAACATTCTGTAGTCTTAGTAAGAGGGGGAAGGGTTAAGGATTTACCCGGTGTGAGATATCACATTGTTCGAGGAACCCTAGATGCTGTCGGAGTAAAGGATCGTCAACAAGGGCGTTCTAAATATGGGGCGAAAAagccaaaataa